The DNA region TAGTTGGATTTTGCGGTACAAGATAAATACCCCCAGATATTAAAGTCAGGACGACAGAAAGCCAAAAGGCAATCAGAGAGGGAGTTTGCCACACTTCACCCAGAGGCGCAATCAAAAGTGCGATCGCAACTATTTGACTAACAGTTTTGAGTTTACCCCAAATATTCGCTCCCGTAATCGTCGTTTGATTCACCCGCCAACCAGCGATCGCTAATTCTCGCGCTAAAATCAAAAATACTCCCCAAGCTGGCACTTTTCCTAATTCAATAAAAACCAGCAACGGCGCAAGTACCAGAAGTTTATCCACCAAGGGATCAAGAAACTTACCCAACTCACTAATTTGGTTGAGTTTCCGCGCCAAATATCCATCTAGCCAATCAGTCAATGCAGCAATAAGAAAAATCGCCAAACATATCCACTGAGCTTGAGGTGTAGGATTATATAAACCGTAAAGCAGAAATGGTATCCCCAATAGGCGAGAGAAAGTAATCCAGTTGGGTATGGTCATAGGGAATTTAAAAATCAAACTTCAAAATTAACAATAGTAAAGCAACAAGCAGCCAAGCAAATATGCAAAATCTATGCAGATTAGTGTATCTGGGTGTAGCTGCGTGGGAAAATCTGTTTTCTGTAGCTCTCCTAAAACAATACTATGACTGAACACACAGACTCTCAATTCCGCATCGAACGCGATTCGATGGGCGATCGCCAAATTGCTAGTAGCCTTTATTACGGCATTCAAACTTTACGGGCTATAGAAAACTTTCCCATTAGCGGCATAAAGCCTTTAGATACTTACGTAGATGCTGGATTAATCATTAAAAAAGCTACAGCAATTGTGAATGGAGAACTAAATTGCATTCCCCAAGATATTAGTCAGGCGATTATCCAAGCAACTGATGAAATATTGGCTGGGAAGTTCCGGGATCAATTTGTCGTGGATGTTTATCAGGCGGGTGCTGGAACATCTCACCACATGAATATTAACGAAGTTTTGGCAAATCGCGCCTTAGAAATTCTTGGTGAAGAAAAGGGCAATTACAAACGTGTTAGTCCCAATGACCACGTTAACTATGGGCAGTCTACCAATGATGTGATTCCGACCGCAATTCGTATTGGTGGATTATTGGCATTATCCAAGACATTACACCCAGCAATAGATAGTGCGATCGCATCCTTAGAAAACAAAGCTGTAGAATTTCAAGATATCGTCAAATCTGGCAGAACCCACTTACAAGATGCAGTACCAGTGCGTTTGGGCGAGAACTTTCGGGCTTGGGCGCAAATTCTTACAGAACATCAAAACCGGATTTACACCGCCTCTGGAGATTTGATGGTGCTAGGTTTGGGAGGTAGTGCAGCCGGAACGGGGTTAAATACTCATCCTTTGTATCGCGCCCGTGTGGTAGAAGTTCTCTCAGAATTGATTGATACTCCTTTAGAACCTGCACCCCATCTTATGGCAGCCATGCAGAGTATGGCCCCATTTGTAAATGTTTCTGGTGCTTTACGCAACTTAGCGCAGGATTTAGTCAAAATATCTCATGATTTACGACTGATGGATTCAGGGCCAAAAACAGGCTTGAAAGAAATTCAACTCCCCCCAGTGCAACCCGGTTCCTCAATTATGCCAGGTAAATATAACCCAGTCATGGCAGAGATGACATCAATGGTGTGTTTTCAGGTGATGGGTTACGACAGTGCGATCGCATTAGCCGCACAAGCCGGACAATTAGAATTAAATGTGATGATGCCGTTGATTGCTTATAACTTGATTCACAGCATCGAAATTCTGGGTAATACTATCGCTGCACTCACCGAACGCTGCATCCAGGGAATTACTGTAAACGAGGAACGTTGTTTAGCTTATGCCGAAGGTAGTTTAGCTTTAGTAACCGCACTAAATACCCACATCGGTTATTTAAACGCCGCAGCTGTCGCCAAAGAATCTTTAGAAACTGGTAAATCCCTGCGACAAATTGTCCTAGAACGCGGATTGATGAGTGAAACAGACTTAGCTACAGTGTTAAATCTAGAACAAATGAGTGGTATCTTACCGCTTAGAACAGAATAATAGGTTATGGGGCATGGGGCATGGGGCATGGGGCATGGGGCATGGGGCATGGGGCATTAATTATTAATTCTTTTCCCTCCCTCACTCCCTCACTCCCTCACTCCCTCATCTCCTCCACTCCCCAGTCCCCACTCCCCAGTCCCCACTCCCCACTCCCCATTTAATTTATGCAGACTCAAAAACCATCTGTTAGTCTCATTCGAGCTACATCTTACGAACGAGAGGCTTTACGAGAATCCTTAGTCATTCTCCTAGAACCTTTTGGTGGAATGGCAGGGTTTGTGAAAAAAGGCGATCGCGTTTTACTCAAACCAAATTTACTTACAGGCTCACGTCCTGGTAAAGAGTGTATCACCCGTGCCGAACTAGTTTACCAAGTTGCCCAGATGGTAATTGAAGTTGGCGGTAAGCCATTTTTGGGTGATAGTCCTGCTTTTGGCAGTGCCAAGGGCGTAGCAGTAGCAAATGGCTATCTGCCTATTTTAGAAGAACTCAATCTTCCCATCATCGATTTTCAAGGTCAGCGTTACCAAACTATTAGTGACAATTTTAATCATCTGCGGTTGTCTAAAGAAGCAATGGAAGCAGATGTAGTGATTAACCTACCTAAAGTGAAATCACATACGCAATTGACATTAACACTAGGTGTAAAAAACTTGTTTGGTTGCGTCCCCGGTAAAATGAAAGCTTGGTGGCACATGGAAGCCGGAAAAGATGCGAATAGATTTGGTGAAATGTTAGTAGAAACTGCCAGGGCAATAAACCCTAACTTAACCATATTAGATGGCATCATCGGTCATGAAGGAAATGGCCCTAGTAATGGTGAACCTCGCCAACTGGGAATTTTAGCAGCCGCATCAGATATATTTGCCTTAGATCGGGCAATGGTAGAAATCCTTAATGTTGCTCCTGAACAAGTGCCTACAGT from Nostoc commune NIES-4072 includes:
- a CDS encoding aspartate ammonia-lyase, coding for MTEHTDSQFRIERDSMGDRQIASSLYYGIQTLRAIENFPISGIKPLDTYVDAGLIIKKATAIVNGELNCIPQDISQAIIQATDEILAGKFRDQFVVDVYQAGAGTSHHMNINEVLANRALEILGEEKGNYKRVSPNDHVNYGQSTNDVIPTAIRIGGLLALSKTLHPAIDSAIASLENKAVEFQDIVKSGRTHLQDAVPVRLGENFRAWAQILTEHQNRIYTASGDLMVLGLGGSAAGTGLNTHPLYRARVVEVLSELIDTPLEPAPHLMAAMQSMAPFVNVSGALRNLAQDLVKISHDLRLMDSGPKTGLKEIQLPPVQPGSSIMPGKYNPVMAEMTSMVCFQVMGYDSAIALAAQAGQLELNVMMPLIAYNLIHSIEILGNTIAALTERCIQGITVNEERCLAYAEGSLALVTALNTHIGYLNAAAVAKESLETGKSLRQIVLERGLMSETDLATVLNLEQMSGILPLRTE
- a CDS encoding DUF362 domain-containing protein, giving the protein MQTQKPSVSLIRATSYEREALRESLVILLEPFGGMAGFVKKGDRVLLKPNLLTGSRPGKECITRAELVYQVAQMVIEVGGKPFLGDSPAFGSAKGVAVANGYLPILEELNLPIIDFQGQRYQTISDNFNHLRLSKEAMEADVVINLPKVKSHTQLTLTLGVKNLFGCVPGKMKAWWHMEAGKDANRFGEMLVETARAINPNLTILDGIIGHEGNGPSNGEPRQLGILAAASDIFALDRAMVEILNVAPEQVPTVAASQRLGVCPELADIEFPHLNPDLLKIEDWRLPDKLMPIDFGMPRVIKSTFKHLYTRFIKEPMSVYGRE
- the pgsA gene encoding CDP-diacylglycerol--glycerol-3-phosphate 3-phosphatidyltransferase; amino-acid sequence: MTIPNWITFSRLLGIPFLLYGLYNPTPQAQWICLAIFLIAALTDWLDGYLARKLNQISELGKFLDPLVDKLLVLAPLLVFIELGKVPAWGVFLILARELAIAGWRVNQTTITGANIWGKLKTVSQIVAIALLIAPLGEVWQTPSLIAFWLSVVLTLISGGIYLVPQNPTKENSQSDTKRT